The sequence GCCTCCGAGCTCTCCGACGAGGAGCTGAGTGAGACCATCGACATGGCCAACGAGAAGCTGATGGAGCAGCCGAAGGCGCGCTGGGCCAAGGCGATGCGGGAGAACCTGGCGGCGCTGGAGGCGGAGACGGAATTGCGCTGCCGCGTGCCCGGCTCCGAGAAGAACGGCGCGGCCCACGAGGCCTGAAGTCCGGGCTGCGAGGCCAACGAACAGAAACGCCCCCGTCGCGACTGAGCGGCGGGGGCGTTTTCGCGTGAGGAGCGCGCTCGGAGGGACTTGAACCCCCAACCCCTGGGTTCGAAGCCCAGTGCTCTATCCGGTTGAGCTACGAGCGCAACACAAGCGGGGGTGAAGGAGGGCGGCCAACCGGGATCGAACCGGTAACCTCAGGAGTCACAGTCCTGCGCTCTAACCAGTTGAGCTATGGCCGCCGTGACAGCGAAACGGCGTTTGAAGCGGCGGCTTCCCTATCGTGGAACCCGTGGCCATTCAAGGCCCAAATGTGACGGCAGGCAGAACGGCGAGCGCCCCAGGCAGGGCTCGAACCTGCGACCCCCGGCTTAGAAGACCCACGCGTAAGCCGGCAGAATCTGACGCCTTTTCGTAACCATTGGCACTTGTTGGCATATTCGCTTGTTCTCCGTTTCGACGTTCCCTGTTGTTGGCAGCCGCTGGCACGTTTTCGCCGCTTCCGACTGGAAACTGGCTGGAAGAGGACTCGACCGGTTCGAAGCCCGCGAAGGCCTCGTCCACCTTGGCTGTCAGGTGCTGGCGACGGACCGCCGTGTAGTGCCGGCGCGTGGTGCGGTCCGTGGTGTGTCCGCCCAAGTCCTGCGCCGCCTTGAGGTCGCCTGTGCGCTCCACCACGTGGGTGAGGTAACTGGCGCGGAGGTCCTTGAAGAGGTGGAGAGTAGGCACCGGTTCAGCCTTCATCTCCACGCCGCAGCCAGGGCATGTCCGGGGTGCGGCATCAGGATGCCGAGCCGAGTGTCCGCATCCCCCCTCGCCTCGTGCGGCCCCTCCCCACCGCTCTCCCCGGACAATCATCCCCACCGTGCGAGGCGACACCCCGAAGCTGCGGGCGAGCTCCGCCTGGGTGGTGCCCTTCGCGGCACGCTTCCGCAGGTCCCGCACTTGGAGTGCGGTCAGCTTGGACCGGCCGTTGCGCTCACCCGGCGCCCGCGTCTTCCGCGCGACACAGGTGAACTCGTACCCGTCCACGATGCCCGCCCGCATGAGGGCGGTCCGGAAGCGGCTGTTGATGTCGTAGTCGGGGCGGCGCTGGCGTCCGTGCTTGTCCGGGAAGGCCCACTCGCTGGTGGCTGATGCCCGGCGGCGCTCAAGGACGGGCAGCAGGGCCCGCGGAATGGGCACCTCGCGAGCCCGCCCAGTTTTCGTCGTCCGCCGCTTCCCGGAGCGTCGGACGACGAGGTACCGGTCCTCCAGGAAGACGCTCTCCCACCGAAGAGCGAGCAGCTCTCCCCGCCGGAGCCCGGTGTGGGCCGCAGTGAGAATCATGTCCGCGATGTCCTCGTGCGAGGCGTGCGACGCCACCGTTTCGGCTTCGGCTAGGTCCAGGACACGGGGCTCGGGCTCCGGCACGTCCGGGTCCCACGCCAGCGACGCCGGATTCTCCCCGGTGAAGATGCGCGCCTCCTTCTTCGCCCACGTAAAGAAGGCCTGGAGGTGAACACGGAGATGGCGGACCGTCTGGGGCCCGAGCCCGCCGTCCGTCTTCCCCGGCGCGTCGCGCTCCTCCTCGTCCTCTTCCTCGTTGCGCAGCTTGGAGCGCAACAGGACGCTGATGTCCTCCGGCCGAATCTTGTGGATGGGCCTGTCTCCCAGGGCGGGAAGGATGTGGTTCCGCCACCGGCCGTCGATGGTGTCGTACGAGGCCAAGCCCTGGATGACGGGGCGGAACTGCTCGAAGGCGTCGCGCAGCTTGATTTCGACGGGAGGCACCTCCAGCCCCTGGCGAACTCGCCACGCACGCAGCTCCATCTCATTGGCGAGGAGCTCGGCCTGCGCCTTGGTGCGCGCGGGCGTCACCACCTCACGCTGTGTCCCCTCCTCGTCCTTGTAGATTGCGTACCACTTCTCTCCGTGCCGCCGGGTGAAGGCCACGACGTCACTCCTTCGCCAGCGCGGCAGCGAGAACGGATGCGGACGCGCGCCGACGAGCACGCTTCGGCTTCGTGGGCGTCGCGTCCTGTGCCGTCGCCCACGCCATGACCTGGGACGGAACGAACATCAGCCCGCCGACGCGCTTCGAGTGCGGCAGCAAGCCGGCCTCGGCCTTCTTGTAGACCCACGACACCGAGCGCCCGAGCGCCGCGGCAACGTGCTCCTTCAACCACAGGTCCTTCGGGAGCTGGTCCAGCGGTACAGGCGCGCGGCGAGGCTTCTTCCTCGCCGCCGGCCTCGACTCTTCGGCCGCGCCCAGACTCGACTCCGCATTGTGCTGCCCGTCACCGCGAATGCAGCCGTTCATCTACTTTCCCCACTCGGACGCGTCGCTGAACAAATAACTAGGTTTGAAATGAGGCACCAACTCTACAGGTCGCCTCAACGTCCGCACGTATCCTGGCCGGAAGCACCAGGCACACCCACGCGCGCATTAGCAACCGGCGCGCCAACTCAGGGCGGGCGCTCGTCGCAGCCGGCCTGCACGAGCGCGCCGAGGGAGCCGCGACGACATGCGCCCACTGGCACGCGCGTGAGCGTGCGCGGCGAGTGCGTGGACAGTGCAGGCCGTGGACGCACCGTCCAACTCCAGAGAGCGCGAAACACCGGAGTAGCACTCAACGCCGCATACGCGGGCGAGTTGCTCAGCGGGACGACGATGCGCGACGTACCCATGGCGCCTCCAACGGCAGGCTGCGGACTGCGGGCGCAGTGCTCTGCGTCTCGGCTCTGTGCTGGGTGAAGCTGGGCGAGCACGGCGCACCCCGGAAAGACGGCCCCGCGACGGCGACGGGTAGTGCACCGTCGAGGGCCGGAACGTGACGAACGTGGGTTCACCGAAGTGCCACGCCGCCACGCTCTGAATTCTGTGAGGTGTCCTGGCCGCTACCCGTTGACTGCCGGCTCAGGTACTGCGTGTTTCACTGCGGAAAGTGCGCCCGAAGGCTGGGCGCTGTCAAGCCCTCGCGTGTCGCTACTCGTCCGCGCACTCGGCGAGGTGTGTCTCACCGTGAGACTCGCACGCGTGCGCGCGCCCGCAGTTGCACACCACTGGCTCGGCGGACGCGCAGCATGCGCCGACGGTGGCGAGCACGCGCCGCGCAGCCGTGACCTGGACGGTCCGTGGCTGGCGACGGTGGCGAGTTGCACGGGGCGTCATCACGGCCGCCTCCGGTCGAAGGACATCGGCATGGCCTTCTCGCCACGCACCGGCACCCAACAGGCCCCGGCGTGCTCAGCGGAGTTCCTCGGGCAGGGCGGCTTGTCATCGAGCTTCAGCCAGCACCCGCCATTCACCGGGCGCGACGGCGAGGTGCACGGGGGCGTGTCCTGCCCCTTGAGCGGGGCGTCGGGAACGACGACGCGCCGCTGCACCGTCATCGGCTCCTTCGAGGAGCTGAACTGGAGAATGTCGGCCAGTTCCACATCATCTGCGGTGGCCTGCACCTGCACTACCGCCTCAACGGGACTCGGCGGCGGGGTCGTGTCCTGAATGGTTCGCGGCCAGAGAAGCAGCGCCGCGCCCCCTGCGAGCGCGACACTGGGCAGCGCCCATCGCCACCAGGCTGGGTGAATGGTCGCCCTCGGAGCTTCGGCCTCGACCGAGGGCCTCGGCTCCGGCGAGGGCAACGCGGACTTGGACGGAGGTGTGCGCTGCAGGTGCGCCACCACACCTACCAGCGGCACCACCGAGCGCAGCAGGTTGGCGGCGTCCTCAAGCGCAGGCTGGGCGTCTACGGCCTCGCCGCGGCGAACCTCCACCGTCAGGTGGCGCGGCTGATCTCCAGTGCTCACGAGCACCTCCAGGCCGGCGGGGAGCGGCGTCGCCTCCCCGCGCGTAGACGTCTGCACGACGGCAGGCGTTCCCACGATGCGCCGCACCGCGAGATACACCTTGGCGTACCCAGGTACGTCCCGCAGGCGCGAGACGTAATGGTGCGTCGAGGTGCCGTCCGTCCTTCGTACACGTCCCAACGTCGTGCTGTGTGGCGTATTCACAGCGCCCTCTCTCGCTCGGCTGCCCACCTACTTTCCGCCTTTCTTCGCGGGCTTTCCCTGCTCAGCTTCCAGCCCGCGCACCATGAGTCGCGCCATCGCCTCGCGTAGCCACAGCGTGTCGCCCTCACTGCGCGGCTCCAGTCCCTCTTTCTTCGCGAAGGCGCGCACCGCGTCCATGTGCGGCTCCATGGCGCGGTCGAGGTAGAGGTGCATCCCCACCACCTCCGTCATTAGGTCCGCCTGCTTCCAGCCTGACTGCAGGCGTCCCTCAATCCAGTCGGCTTGGTCGTCCGGAGGTCGGAACGCAATGGTCGCGTTCGGCGGCCTCTTCTTCGGGGGCTTGTGGGGCAACAAAGTCATGGCGTCGGAACTTCGCACATTGACCTCCTGAGGCGCACTGCTCGCGAGCGCCAGATGTCGAGGTCGGGAGGGTAGTGACGGTCGGAGTTGTTTGCAATCTGCTTGCAAACAACTTGAAAACACTTGCCGCGCTCGCTACTTTGCGAACCACGGCGGACGGACGGGGCTCCGGGGACGGAGAGGGGCGACGGGCGGGCGCGAGCGGCACGGGCCGCGAGGACGCCGAGACGCGCAACACACTCAGGGGGTTGTCATGGCGAATGGTGATGCACTCGGTCTGGATGTGATGGACGCCACCCTCTCCGAGAAGCGGAGCAAGCCGCGCCCAGCGAAGTGGCCCCGCGCCGCGCTTCGGGACCTGTTGGAGTCGGTGGAGTACTACGGCGAGCCGGAGGGCTGGCCGCCGGGCCTCTACGAGCAGCTCCAGTTCGCGGCGCTGAGCGAGCCGAAGCCTCAGTAGCCCTACCTGCCCAGAGGGCCGCCGCCGGGAGCGCATCCCGGCCTCTTCCCCACCACCTGAAGGAGGGCGTCGTGACGACGCTGCTGGCGGAGCTTTGTCTCATCGTCGAAGTGCGCCCGGAGGCTCGGCGATGAGCTGCGCGGGGTCAGAGTCAGTGGGCGAGCTGGGCGATGCGTGCCGCCGTCTCCGGGCGCTGGAGCCGTGGTGGCGCGAGGAGCAGGTGGACGCCATCCGCGAGGCCATGGCCGATGCTGCGGCCCTCCCCGAGCGCCAGGCGCGCGCCATGGAGGCGCTGCGCGCAGCGGAGGACGCGAGGACCCTCCTCGTGCCGGACGGAATCGGGGCCACGCAGGACGTGTGGCGACACGCGCAGGGCTCGGTGGCGCAGTGCCGAGTCGAGCTGGTGTCCCTCCGGCAGGTGGAGGTGGCGCTTCTGTCGCTGCTCGACTGCGAGGCGTGGTGGGCACTCGTGCGCAGGTGGAAGGCGAGCGTCGCCGCGCTCAACGCGCAGGAGCGCGATGTGAAGTGAATGTCAGACGTAGGGTTTACAGCATGGGACTCAAGAGGTCCCAATGCCTTCCAACTTCCTTTACATCTGTCACGCATTCGCTGAGCACCCAGAGCGCAGTTGGGTGCTGTGCGAGCGCGAGGACAGGCACGAGGGGGCTCACCGGTGGCGGGACTTCGAGTGGCTGGACGAAGTGGACGACATCACCGCTGAGGAGCGGGAGCTGCTGCGCCGTGCTGAGCAGGAAGCCGGCGAGCGCTACGAGTGAGGAGACGACACCCATGGCTGACGGCAACGTGCACAACAACAGCGGCTGGACTCCGGAGCGCATTGAGCTGGTGAAGCGCACCATCTGTCCCAAGGGCATCAGCAACGACGAGTTCGCGCTCTTCATCGAGCAGTGCCGGCGCAGTGGTCTGGACCCGCTGCTGAAGGAGGCCTTCTGCGTCGCGCGCCGGCTCAACATCGGCAACCGCGAGCGGCCCCAGTGGGTGACGAAGCACGAGTTCCAGCCTAGCGAGGCTGGCATGCTCGCTCGTGCCGAGCGATTCCCGGACTTCCAAGGGCTCCAGGCGTCCGCCGTCTTCGCGGAGGACGAAATCAGCCTGGACCAGGGCAAGGGCGAGGTGGTGCACCGCTTCAACCCGGCGAAGCGGAAGGGCGCACTCGTCGGCGCGTGGGCCCGGGTGGTGCGCGACGGGAAGCTGCCCGTCGTGGTGTGGCTGGACTTCAGCGGCTACGTCCAGACGACGCCCCTATGGGCGAAGATTCCGGCGACGATGATTGAAAAGTGCGCCCGGGTGGCCGCGCTGCGCAAGGCGTACCCGGAAGCCTTCGGCGGCCTGTACGTGCGAGAGGAGTTGCCGGCCGACGAAGCAGGTGAAGTGCCCGAGGCTCCAGCGCAGACCCCGGCCGCCGCGCTTCCCGCAAAGACGGCCACCCGCGAGGCACTGGAGCTGGCGCAGCCTGCGGCCACGAAAGCACCGGAGGCCGCGCCGACGCTGAAGCGTGTCGAGGAGGCGACTCCGGCGGCGCAGGTGGCGACCGCGAAGTCCCGCCCCTCCGGTGTCGTCGCCTTCGGTCAGTACAAGGGCAAGACGCCCTCGGAGCTGTCGGACCAGGAGCTGTCCGAGACCATCGACATGGCGAACGTGAAGCTCATGGAGCAGCCGAAGGCGCGCTGGGCTGAAGCGATGCGGCAGAACCTCGCGCTGCTGGAGGCGGAGGTGGAGTTCCGCTGCCGCGTGCCGGCGCAGACACCGGCCGAGCCCAAGGTCCGCGAGCCGGGCCAGGAAGGCTGAGCCTCACGCACGGCGCGGAGCTGCGGCCCCAGCTCCGCGTCGTGCCCCGCCGCTTCTTCAGGAGGCGGCCCCCCGCGCCCGCATGGGCGGTGCCTTCTCGTGGTGGTGGGCGAACCACGCAGCAGCCAGAGGCTGCGGCCTGGGCCGGTCAGCACGGCCCATCACCACACCCGCCGGGTGGTCCGGCGGGGCAGTTCTTCACGGCGCGCGACGCGCGCCACCGCGGGCCCGGCTCGGGACTCCCCCTCGCCCGAGCCGGTGCCCGCACCTTTTCCCAGTACCGCGACAGCGCCAGGCGCCCGCTCACCACGCACCCGCCGGTTCGACTCCGGCGTCGCGGATTCGGCCCAGCCCGCAGTCCTCGCCAGGAGAAGTCATGCGCAAAGCCTTATCGCTGTTCCTGCTGTCCCTGCTGGTCTGGCCGCCCGTGGCGGCGGCAGCGCTCCCCCCGCTTACCGATACGACACCCATCCCCGGGCTCCGGCAGGTGTTCGCGCGTGTCGTGTTCCAGAACTCCTCGCGTCTTCTGGGCACGTTGCAGAACGCCTTTCGAAACCATGTGGACGTGGGACCGAAGAACCCGCTCAAGCGCGAGGACATCGAGTGCGCCCTGGCACAGTTAGGAGCGGGGTTCATTCAAGACATGATGCTCAACCCGCCGTCCGTCATGACAGCGGACGACCTCAAGGGCCTGCCCGACGCGCTCGCCCACTACCGCGCGCGTGAAGCAGAGTGGTGCCGTCCCCCACCAGGAGCTCCGTCCAACCGCGGCGCGGAACTGGTGAAGCTGTGGGTGAAACGGAACACGGAGGGCATGCCCCAGGCGCGGGCCGTGACGGAGAAGTACGCCGAGCGCGCGGAGAAGGTGAAGGGAACGGAGATGACGGTGGGTGACATCGCGCTCGCCGTGGCCATCGCGCTCGCCATCATCGCGAAGGAGACCATTCCCCTGCCCGCGCCATAGCCCTCTCGTGCCTTCCTCGCGGGCGGTGCTGCACGGGCCGCCCGCGCATCCTTCCGCCGTCCCCAAGGTTCCGTATGGCGTCGTGTTCCGAGCAGGCGAAGTGCGAGCACCGCTCCGGGGCGAAGTTCGGCTGCCCCGTCTGCGTGAGTCGCGTCCGAGGCAGGCTCTCCGAGTTCCCCCGCCAGGTGGCGGAGGACAGGCGCACGAAGCCGGGCCCCGTCAGCGTGCCCTGAGGGGTTGCCGAGCGCGCGTGGGCGGCCTACTCGCAGGCGTACGGGCGAGAGCAGAGCGTCGAGCGCCTGGCCGAGCGCGGAGGCTTCTCGTGGGGGGAGATGGACATGTTCTTCCCCGGCTGGCGCGAGGCGACCGACATGTGGAAGCGGCTGGAGGCCGAGCGCGACGCACTCCAGGCCCGGCTGGACGCGGTGGGCACTGCCGTACAGCTCGCGGCCGAAGAGGAGAAGTTGGCGCGGAACAGCCTTCGCGAGCAGGTACGGCACTTGGACGAGGAGAACGCGCGGCTCCAGTCCAAGGTGCTGGAACTGGAGGCCGCTCTCGAGCTGGCCCACGCGGGGCTCTGCGACGCGCAGCCCCGTGAGCAGGTGGTCACGTTAGAGAAGGCCCGGGTGGTGGAGGCGCTGCGCCGTCATGTGCTCCCTGGGGAGGATGAGAACGCGTTGGAGGTGGGCGCGGACGTCGCCGCCCGTGACATTGCCGAGCGCCTCGGCCTCACCCTGGACACGCCAATGCCCGAGAGGCAGGAGGTGGAAGACGCGGAGCGACCGGTGATGGGCTGCGGCCACGTCAACCGCGAGGATGGCCTCTGCGCCCACCCGGACAACCTGACGCCGGAGTGCCACAAGGACACGTGCCCTCTGGTGCCGGCCCAGCCTGAGCCGGCCGCGTCGCCACTGGCCCTGGCGCCGCCGTCCACCGAAGGACAGGGCGTGGACTGGCAGGCAATGGAGCTCGCGCTCAGGGCGGATGCGCCGGCCGATATCCCGTCACGCGAGCCTCTCTCTCCCCGGAACATCACGGACGACGACGGAGGCACAGTCTCGTGAGCAGGGCTCGGCTCGGCGGCCCTGTCCGCTACGCGCGCGAGGGGCGCGGGGTCTTCCACCTGCCGGTGGCCCGGCCCTGGACATGGGCCGTCACCCACCACGGCGCCGACATCCTCTGCTTCAGCGAGGTGGACAACGACGGGCGCCCGCACGCCGTCCACCCGCCGAAGACCCTCCTCGGGTGCGGAGTGAGTCGTGCTCCGTGGCGGAATGTTATCGGACTGAAAGGCCGAAGCAATTGGTCAAAGCATCCCATCCAGACATTTGGTCCGCGTACGCGAGTCGCAGTAGGCTTACCCAAGAAAGAGGCTACCGCTTAGTTACGCACCACAACGGACGAGTCATGATCCATGAGGCAACAGTAAAAAGCATATCCGAACTCATCACAGCGCTTGCGGACCTCTCGAAGAAGCTCGACCCCGGCGAGGTAGTTTGGTTCCGAGGGCACGCTAACGAGATCTTCAAGCTACAGCCATCTCTCGCGCGGCACCCCAAAGGCCTTGAGCGAGAGGCGCTCTTGATAAAGCGGTTCAAGCAAAACGCCTACTCGTTCCGAACGCTCCCACCCCAAAGCGAGTGGGAATGGCTATTCCTAATGCAGCACTTTGGAGTTCCAACGCGCCTCTTGGACTGGACGGAGAGTCCCCTCGTGGGTCTCTATTTCGCCGTAAACGATAAGCCCGAGCACGACAGCGCAGATGGCCATCTATGGGCAATGCTGCCGGCAAAATTCAACTTCGACATCCCTCGCATCCGTCCAATTGTCCCAATCGACATACCAAGCTTTGGGGTTGAAAAAACCCTGGACGACTATCGACCAGATGTCATGGTGCTCGACACCCATAGCAACAAGCTTCCTGTTGCAGCGATCGCCCACAGACAAAACGAACGAATCATGGCACAACTCGGTGTCTTCACAATCATGCACCGAGACACTGCTCCTTTGGAGACACTGGCCGATAAACATCTAGCCAAGTTCACGATTCCGGCCGCCTCCAAGCCACAAATTAAAACAGAGCTTCTCAATCTTCGAATTACTCGGATGTCGCTATTCCCCGAACTCTCAAGCGTGGCGGCGGTCGCCAATGAGGTCTTGACATGAGCGCCTTCAAGGTGGGCTCTATCACCAATAGCGCCATTCTCTAT comes from Pyxidicoccus parkwaysis and encodes:
- a CDS encoding tyrosine-type recombinase/integrase yields the protein MAFTRRHGEKWYAIYKDEEGTQREVVTPARTKAQAELLANEMELRAWRVRQGLEVPPVEIKLRDAFEQFRPVIQGLASYDTIDGRWRNHILPALGDRPIHKIRPEDISVLLRSKLRNEEEDEEERDAPGKTDGGLGPQTVRHLRVHLQAFFTWAKKEARIFTGENPASLAWDPDVPEPEPRVLDLAEAETVASHASHEDIADMILTAAHTGLRRGELLALRWESVFLEDRYLVVRRSGKRRTTKTGRAREVPIPRALLPVLERRRASATSEWAFPDKHGRQRRPDYDINSRFRTALMRAGIVDGYEFTCVARKTRAPGERNGRSKLTALQVRDLRKRAAKGTTQAELARSFGVSPRTVGMIVRGERWGGAARGEGGCGHSARHPDAAPRTCPGCGVEMKAEPVPTLHLFKDLRASYLTHVVERTGDLKAAQDLGGHTTDRTTRRHYTAVRRQHLTAKVDEAFAGFEPVESSSSQFPVGSGENVPAAANNRERRNGEQANMPTSANGYEKASDSAGLRVGLLSRGSQVRALPGALAVLPAVTFGP
- a CDS encoding helix-turn-helix domain-containing protein, with product MNGCIRGDGQHNAESSLGAAEESRPAARKKPRRAPVPLDQLPKDLWLKEHVAAALGRSVSWVYKKAEAGLLPHSKRVGGLMFVPSQVMAWATAQDATPTKPKRARRRASASVLAAALAKE
- the bet gene encoding phage recombination protein Bet, with amino-acid sequence MADGNVHNNSGWTPERIELVKRTICPKGISNDEFALFIEQCRRSGLDPLLKEAFCVARRLNIGNRERPQWVTKHEFQPSEAGMLARAERFPDFQGLQASAVFAEDEISLDQGKGEVVHRFNPAKRKGALVGAWARVVRDGKLPVVVWLDFSGYVQTTPLWAKIPATMIEKCARVAALRKAYPEAFGGLYVREELPADEAGEVPEAPAQTPAAALPAKTATREALELAQPAATKAPEAAPTLKRVEEATPAAQVATAKSRPSGVVAFGQYKGKTPSELSDQELSETIDMANVKLMEQPKARWAEAMRQNLALLEAEVEFRCRVPAQTPAEPKVREPGQEG
- a CDS encoding FRG domain-containing protein; this encodes MIHEATVKSISELITALADLSKKLDPGEVVWFRGHANEIFKLQPSLARHPKGLEREALLIKRFKQNAYSFRTLPPQSEWEWLFLMQHFGVPTRLLDWTESPLVGLYFAVNDKPEHDSADGHLWAMLPAKFNFDIPRIRPIVPIDIPSFGVEKTLDDYRPDVMVLDTHSNKLPVAAIAHRQNERIMAQLGVFTIMHRDTAPLETLADKHLAKFTIPAASKPQIKTELLNLRITRMSLFPELSSVAAVANEVLT